CGGGCTGAGCGAGGAGATCCCGTAGTCGCGTGCCGCCTGACGGGCCGTCGCAATGGCTACATTCTCTTGGCTGGCACTTTCGGCATAAGCCCATGACTGCGTCTGATCGACTGCCATTCGTTCCCTTTCCGCTGCTCCGCAACCATGTTACCTAGAAAGGGAACAAACTACTTCCACCAAACGCTCATAGGTACACATGTGGCTCGCGGGGAAGGCGTAGCCAGGTACGTTCACGTCACGCTTGTGTGGGATATGCATGTGGCCCGCGCGAAAGACGCGCGGGCCACACACGGGTGGTGATTAGAGTGGGCTCACTCCGAGGCCACGCCCGGATAGGCCTCGGGAGCGGTGAGCCATCTTGTCAGCGATACTTCGGATTTGAGCTTGGGCTTCGGATTCGCCCTCTTGGATAGACCACGGTTCGCCGGAGTCTCCTCCTTGGCGAACCTCAATCTCTAGTGGAATCTGGCCCATGAGGGGCACGGAGTATCCGAGAATACTCGATAGTTGAGCCGCTACTGTGGCGCCACCGCCCTTGCCAAAGATCTCGTTGCGAGAGCCATCTGGCATGGCCAGATATGACATGTTCTCGATGACCCCAACCACGCGCTGATTGGTTTGTTTGGCCATCTGCCCGGCCCGTTCAGCAACTTCGGCTGCTGCGGCTTGCGGGGTAGTGACCACGAGTATCTCTGAGTTGGGGATCAGCTGAGCCACCGAAATTGCGATGTCACCCGTGCCTGGCGGAAGGTCCAGCAGCAGAACGTCCAAATCTCCCCAGTGAACATCTGAAAAGAACTGCTCCAACGCGCGATGAAGCATGGGGCCTCGCCACACGACCGGAGAGTTATCCGGAACGAACATGCCAATGGAAATCACCTTCACGTCGTGGGCGATTGGCGGGATGATCATGTCGTTAATCTGCTGCGGGGGCGTATCAACGCCCATCATCCGCGGAATAGAGAAGCCATAGATATCAGCGTCTACAAGCCCGACTTTCAAACCCTGACGTGCCAGAGTTGCCGCAAGGTTGGCCGAAACCGAAGATTTACCCACGCCACCTTTACCGGACGTGATGGCATAAACGCGGGTGAGGGAATCAGGCTGGACAAATGGGTTCTTCTTCTCAGCGACTCCGCCACGAAGCTTCGTCTGCAGCGCGGCGCGCTGTTCAGCGTTCATGGCGGTCATGGTGACGTTGACAGCCGTCACGCCATCGAGTTCCCCAACGACCTTCTGGACGTCAGCAGTGATGGTCCCGCGCAGAGGACAACCGGCCGTAGTGAGAAGGACGGCAACATTGACGACGCCGGCGTCGTCAATGTTCACGCCTTCCACCATATTGAGATCCGTGATTGGGCGGCGGATCTCCGGGTCGATGACTCGCTCGAGAGAACGTTCAATCTCTTCAGTGGTGATCATGTTGACCATCCTACTCGGCACCGATGTCAGGCTGAACGAACAGCAACCCGGATCACGTGCCTGCGAGCAGGTTCCGCAATCAGCGCAATCCGCACCTGAAGATTAGGAGTCAAAGCCTTGCAGTGGCGGATGCTCCTCGTTCTCGCGTTGTGTCTTCAACTCATCGAGTTCCGCTTGCAGCTCCAGAATTCGTTGGTCGCGTTCGGCAAGGCGCTCCTCGCGATCTTGATCAAATTCCTCAAGGGCGTCGCGCAATTCAGAGCGCACATAGTCTCGGGTTGCAACTTCACTCAATGCCATGCGCAGCCCGGCAATCTCGCGTGCGAGGTACTCGGTGTCAGCAAGGTTACGTTCGGCCGTTTGGCGGTCTTGCTCTGCGGTGACTCTGTCGCGATCATCTTGGCGGTTTTGCGCCAGCAAGATGAGCGGCGAGGAGTACGAAGCCTGCAAGGACAGAACCAGCGTCAATGCGGTGAATCCCAGCGTTGCGGAATCAAAGCGCCAGTTCTCAGGAGCAATTGTGTTCCAAGCAATCCACACCACGACGAAAATCGTCAGATAGATAAGGAAGCGGGCAGTTCCGGTGAAACGAGCGATACTCTCAGCAATTCGGCCAGAACTGTCAGAATCACGCTTGTGCCGGAATGAGAAGCGACTCCTGCGCTCAAGTGGCTTGTCGAAATCAGACATGCTGCGCCTCCACTGCTTCGTCGGTCACCTCGTCGTCGGCATCTCGCCAATCTTCAGGCAACAAGTGATCAAGAACGTCGTCAACGGAGACAGCACCCAGCAAGAGGTCCTCGTCGACAACTGGTAATGCGGTCAGGTTGTACGTTGCCAGCAGGCGCGTCACCTTTCCGATGCCGTCGCCGGGCGCAACTGCTTCGACGTCGTTATCAATAATGTTGCCAATCATCATGGATGGAGGTTCTCGAAGCGCACGTTGCAGATGCACCACGCCAATGTAGCGCCCAGTGGGGGTCTCCATGGGTGGGCGGCACACAAACATGATGGCGGCGAGGGCAGGCGGAATATCGGAGCGCCTGGCCGAAGCCAGAGCTTGGGCAATCGTGGCATCTGGCGGCAACACAATCGGTTCTGTGGTCATGAGGCCGCCGGCCGTTCGTTCGTCGTATGTGAGGAGGCGGCGAACGTCCTCGGCCTCGTCGGGCTCCATCCTGTCCAACAAGAGCGCTGCTTGCGCCGTGGGTAGTTCGGCTACCAGGTCGGCGGCGTCGTCGGGCTGCATGACGTCCAGAACGTCTGCTGCGCGGTCCACATCAAGGCCGGAGAGAATGCCAACACGATCCTCGTCTCCGAGTTCCTCCAGGACATCGGCCAAGCGTTCGTCCGTAAGCGCGTTCGCTACATCCTGCATACGGGCTGTTGGAAGATCCCGCAAGACATCCGCGACGTCGGCAGGTTTGAGGCTTGAGATCTGCGCCAAAATAGTGTTGGCACCTTGGGTTTGGGCCGTGTATAGCCCAGTTGTGCCTGAAACCGGCACAGTGAGTGAGCGCTGGCCATTGACCGAGCCGCGATGCGTTCGCACGTGCAGAGTAGTCAGACGCCATTCGCGCCCGCGTACCTTCTCAATAGCGGCATCCACTACGGTGGCGGGTTCGCCTGTTTCGCGCAAATTGACGTGGCGTTCGAGCAACTGGCCAAGAACCAACGTCTCAGCATGGCGCTGCTGGAACCTGCGGATATTCACCAACCCCGTGGTGATGACCTGACCGTTGTCGATCGAGGTTACCCGTGTGAGAGGAAGGAACACCCGCCGGCGCCCACCCACTTCAACTACCAGCCCGACTGCGAGAGGGTCTCCCTTCAAACGGATAAGCACGACGACGTCGTACACGGTACCTACGCGGTCTCCAATGGGATCGAATACGGGTGTGCCGGCAAGACGTGCCGCAAAGACACGGTTTGAGGAGGGACGAGGCATCGCAGTCTCCTTCATGTTGTGGCATGGTGGTTGGCCGGGACTAACCTAGCCAACCACTATGCAGAGTTCTTACTTGTTGAGGATACGGCCCATCCATGACTCGATGTCAGAGACTGTGCGCGGAATGTCCTCGGAAATCCGCACGGCGCCGGTTTCAGTCACAAGGATGTCATCTTCGATCCTGACGCCGATGCCACGGAAACGCTCGGGAACCTTCAAGTCATCTTCGCGGAAATACAGCCCTGGTTCGATAGTGAAGATCATCCCGGAGGTCAACTCAGCGTCTGTGTACATCTCACGGCGTGCGGCAGCACAGTCATGTACATCGAGGCCCAAGTGATGTGACGTGCCGTGAGGCATCCAACGGCGATGATACTGGGCCGGGGAGGCGAGCGATTCGGCAGCAGTGCAGGGCAGCATGCCCCACTTCTCCAGATGATCGGCAATCACTTCCATGGCGGCCGTGTGAATATCGCGGAACCGGCAGCCGGGTTCGTTCGCCTTTTCGAGTGCACGGTTGGCGGCCTCGAGGACGGCTTCATAGACTTCGGCTTGCGCTTGGGTGAACTTACCATCGACCGGCAACGTGCGAGTGATATCCGCAGTGTAGAGCGAATCCACCTCGATCCCAGCGTCCACCAAGATGAGCTTGCCTGGCTCTACCGGGCCGTTGTTATCTATGAAGTGAAGCGTGTTGGCGTGGTTGCCTGCCGCAGCGATCGTGTCATATCCCAGCCCGTTGCCTTCCTCACGGGCCTTGGCACCAAAGGCGCCTTCCACCACGCGTTCGCCGCGCCAGTGGCCACGGGCGCGCGGCATGGAAGCAATGATCTCCGAGAACCCTTCGTGAGTCAGCTCGATGGACTTGGTGATCTCCTTGATCTCCCATTCGTCCTTCGTCAAACGAATCTCTGCCAGAGCTTCAGCCAAATCCAGATCTGCGTCTGCCGCACCTTCTGTAAGTTCAGCGCGCTGGCGCAGGTCAGCAACTTGAGCTTCGATGCTGGCATCGGATTCAGGCACGACGCGAATCGTCACCTGACCCTGCCCGAGGTCCTTCTGAAGTGCATCGGAGAGGTTATCAATAGAATCGCAGTGCAAACCCGTCACGGCAGACATCTCGGCCAACGAGGGGCGGGCGCCTACCCAGAACTCGCCGTAGCGAGAATCTCCGTAAAACTCCTGCGAGGATCGCGGAGCACGCGGATGGAAATACAGCGTGACATCGTGACCGGCTTCAGATGGATTGAAGACCAACACGGCGTCTGGTTCGAGTTCGCCGCCCAAGCCTGTCATATGTGCAAACGCTGAATGGGCGCGGAACCGATAGTCGCAATCGTTGTTGCGGACTTTGTAGGTCCCGGCTGGGATGACCAAGCGTTCACCGGGGAACCGTTCTGATAGCTGCGCATGGCGGTCAGCTAAGTAATCTGCCACCTCTGCACGCTCAGACTTCTCGACGAGTGGACCCCAGTCCGATCCGATGAAGTCTGAAAATGCACCATGATCAGGTTGTTGGGAACGGTTGTTACCTCGTGCGGCCAGAGTTTGCCGCTTCTCCTCAGAAGTCATGTTCCTATTCTCGCACCGGTTGAGCACATGTGCATTTCCCGGCCGTTGTGGCCATGCAGCTGGTGAGGCCGGAAGGTTGAGGGGATGCGAGGCAGAGTGGTGCGGAGCAGTGAGGGCGGGTAGTGCGGAGCGGTGAGGGCGGG
The DNA window shown above is from Changpingibacter yushuensis and carries:
- a CDS encoding aminopeptidase P family protein: MTSEEKRQTLAARGNNRSQQPDHGAFSDFIGSDWGPLVEKSERAEVADYLADRHAQLSERFPGERLVIPAGTYKVRNNDCDYRFRAHSAFAHMTGLGGELEPDAVLVFNPSEAGHDVTLYFHPRAPRSSQEFYGDSRYGEFWVGARPSLAEMSAVTGLHCDSIDNLSDALQKDLGQGQVTIRVVPESDASIEAQVADLRQRAELTEGAADADLDLAEALAEIRLTKDEWEIKEITKSIELTHEGFSEIIASMPRARGHWRGERVVEGAFGAKAREEGNGLGYDTIAAAGNHANTLHFIDNNGPVEPGKLILVDAGIEVDSLYTADITRTLPVDGKFTQAQAEVYEAVLEAANRALEKANEPGCRFRDIHTAAMEVIADHLEKWGMLPCTAAESLASPAQYHRRWMPHGTSHHLGLDVHDCAAARREMYTDAELTSGMIFTIEPGLYFREDDLKVPERFRGIGVRIEDDILVTETGAVRISEDIPRTVSDIESWMGRILNK
- a CDS encoding magnesium transporter MgtE N-terminal domain-containing protein; the protein is MPRPSSNRVFAARLAGTPVFDPIGDRVGTVYDVVVLIRLKGDPLAVGLVVEVGGRRRVFLPLTRVTSIDNGQVITTGLVNIRRFQQRHAETLVLGQLLERHVNLRETGEPATVVDAAIEKVRGREWRLTTLHVRTHRGSVNGQRSLTVPVSGTTGLYTAQTQGANTILAQISSLKPADVADVLRDLPTARMQDVANALTDERLADVLEELGDEDRVGILSGLDVDRAADVLDVMQPDDAADLVAELPTAQAALLLDRMEPDEAEDVRRLLTYDERTAGGLMTTEPIVLPPDATIAQALASARRSDIPPALAAIMFVCRPPMETPTGRYIGVVHLQRALREPPSMMIGNIIDNDVEAVAPGDGIGKVTRLLATYNLTALPVVDEDLLLGAVSVDDVLDHLLPEDWRDADDEVTDEAVEAQHV
- a CDS encoding DUF1003 domain-containing protein, which encodes MSDFDKPLERRSRFSFRHKRDSDSSGRIAESIARFTGTARFLIYLTIFVVVWIAWNTIAPENWRFDSATLGFTALTLVLSLQASYSSPLILLAQNRQDDRDRVTAEQDRQTAERNLADTEYLAREIAGLRMALSEVATRDYVRSELRDALEEFDQDREERLAERDQRILELQAELDELKTQRENEEHPPLQGFDS
- a CDS encoding Mrp/NBP35 family ATP-binding protein, which codes for MVNMITTEEIERSLERVIDPEIRRPITDLNMVEGVNIDDAGVVNVAVLLTTAGCPLRGTITADVQKVVGELDGVTAVNVTMTAMNAEQRAALQTKLRGGVAEKKNPFVQPDSLTRVYAITSGKGGVGKSSVSANLAATLARQGLKVGLVDADIYGFSIPRMMGVDTPPQQINDMIIPPIAHDVKVISIGMFVPDNSPVVWRGPMLHRALEQFFSDVHWGDLDVLLLDLPPGTGDIAISVAQLIPNSEILVVTTPQAAAAEVAERAGQMAKQTNQRVVGVIENMSYLAMPDGSRNEIFGKGGGATVAAQLSSILGYSVPLMGQIPLEIEVRQGGDSGEPWSIQEGESEAQAQIRSIADKMAHRSRGLSGRGLGVSPL